DNA sequence from the Methanomassiliicoccales archaeon genome:
CTACCGACTTGTAGTAATTCTCTACGATTTTATTCATGTAGAGGGAGACATTCCTTTGTCCTAATTCCGTGGGCACTATAGGTCCATACAGAGGGAACTCCAAATCGCATCTCAGGCAGCGCGCCATCTCGCAATTAAGAGCTGCCTTGCTGCATCCTACGCATGCGATAGCCCTCGACTGGAACAGGCTGAATTCCTGACCGCAGCGAGGGCATTTGATCCTTTGCGTGGTCTTCATCAGCCTTGGCGTTACTCCAGCCTGTCTCATGTGCTCAGTCAATGGCATCTTCTATCCCATATGTTTAAAGTAATGCGCCTACTTAAAATCTCCCTGATTACATCACAGGCATTTACGCTCATTCTAACTCAGGTCCCCTTGGCTCCATATCGGGTGCGAAAACCACCTGCCAACCTAGGAAGGGTTTGAAGGGGTGGCTGGAGAATTGCTCAGTGCATCTCAGGCCTTCCACTATCTGTTGTGAGCGGCATTGATGAAAGGCTAAAAGCATCTCATGCTCCTGCACAAGTCCGAACATTCGGTCGCCTATGCACGGCAAATCTATCACCATACTGCGTTCGCGGTAGGCATGAGCAATAGAGGAGCAGAGCGAGGACTGGCCAGTTATCGTGCTCCTTATTTCCTCCCCTTCCTGATAGGCATACGCTATCACCATCCTTAGAGCTTGAGCAGGTGTCACATACATGACTACGACGTCTGGCTCGAAAGGTGTTAGGTCAAGGGGAGACATGGCCAAGGCCTGAAACATTTTTTCCTTATCCCCTAGCACACCCATGGATTCTTGAATACGCCTGCCTGCTTCAGCATCTTTGGCATAGCGCCATGCCAGCTCACCTTCACTTAACCTTTCTGGAGATCTCATCAGGCCAGTGCAGCTTGCCCCCCATACGCATTTGATGCCTTCAGACGAGGCCCCCACT
Encoded proteins:
- a CDS encoding DUF169 domain-containing protein; the encoded protein is MTQDWKKVCADLRRYCNLAAYPIAIRLIPDVKELAKIQGLRQLHATAPCHMAALARYYRHDGIVGASSEGIKCVWGASCTGLMRSPERLSEGELAWRYAKDAEAGRRIQESMGVLGDKEKMFQALAMSPLDLTPFEPDVVVMYVTPAQALRMVIAYAYQEGEEIRSTITGQSSLCSSIAHAYRERSMVIDLPCIGDRMFGLVQEHEMLLAFHQCRSQQIVEGLRCTEQFSSHPFKPFLGWQVVFAPDMEPRGPELE